The Castor canadensis chromosome X, mCasCan1.hap1v2, whole genome shotgun sequence genome includes a region encoding these proteins:
- the Spin4 gene encoding spindlin-4, with product MSPPTVPPNGVDGVSAYLMKKRHTHRKQRRKPTFLTRRNIVGCRIQHGWKEGNEPVEQWKGTVLEQVSVKPTLYIIKYDGKDSVYGLELHRDKRVLALEILPERVPSPRIDSRLADFLIGKAVGHVFEGEHGTKDEWKGMVLARAPVMDTWFYITYEKDPVLYMYTLLDDYKDGDLRIIPDSNYYLPTAEQEPGEVVDSLVGKQVEHAKDDGSKRTGIFIHQVVAKPSVYFIKFDDDIHIYVYGLVKTP from the coding sequence ATGTCTCCTCCTACTGTGCCTCCAAATGGGGTAGATGGTGTGTCTGCATACCTGATGAAGAAAAGGCACACTCACAGGAAGCAGCGGCGCAAGCCCACTTTCCTCACTCGTAGGAACATTGTGGGCTGCCGCATTCAACACGGTTGGAAAGAGGGCAATGAGCCGGTGGAGCAGTGGAAGGGCACTGTACTAGAGCAAGTTTCCGTGAAGCCCACTCTATACATCATTAAATACGATGGCAAAGACAGCGTGTATGGACTAGAACTGCACCGAGATAAGAGAGTTTTAGCGCTGGAAATTCTTCCTGAGAGAGTGCCATCTCCTCGCATAGATTCGCGCCTGGCAGATTTCCTGATTGGGAAGGCAGTGGGGCATGTGTTTGAAGGCGAGCATGGTACAAAAGATGAATGGAAAGGCATGGTGCTGGCGCGAGCTCCTGTGATGGATACTTGGTTTTACATCACCTATGAAAAAGATCCAGTCCTCTACATGTACACCCTGCTGGATGACTACAAAGATGGTGACCTGCGCATCATTCCAGATTCCAACTACTATTTGCCTACAGCAGAACAAGAGCCTGGAGAAGTGGTCGATAGCCTCGTGGGCAAGCAGGTGGAGCATGCCAAAGATGATGGGTCCAAGAGAACCGGTATTTTCATCCATCAAGTGGTGGCCAAGCCTTCTGTCTACTTCATTAAGTTTGATGATGATATTCACATTTACGTCTATGGTTTGGTGAAAACTCCGTAA